DNA from Leucobacter aridicollis:
ATGTCGATGGCCACTCGCGTCCCGCCGGCGACATCGGCGCCCCACTGGATCGTGCCGCCCAGTTCGCCCTCGATGAGCGTGCGCACGATCTGCGTGCCAAGCCCATCGCCGACGGTGCCGCCTGGCAGCCCGGTTCCCGTGTCGATGACCTCGACGGCGAGCCGCTCCGGGGTCCGCTCGGCGCGGATGAACACCTCGCCCTCGCGGCCAGCGAGCCCGTGCTCGACGGCGTTCGTCACGATCTCCGTCAGCGCGAGCGCGAGCGGGGTCGCGTACTCAGACGGAAGCTCGCCGAACTCGCCTTCCTTGCGCGGATGCACCGTCGTGCCGTGCAAACTCGCGACCTCGGCCGCGAGTCCAAGCACACGCTCGAACACCACGTCGAAGTCGACGATCTGCGCGAGCCCCGTCGAGAGGGTGTCGTGCACCACGGCGATCGCAGCGACGCGCCGCATCGCCTGGCCCAGCACCTGCTTCGCTTCCTCGCTTCGCGCGCGCCGCGCCTGCACCCGGAGCAGCGACGCCACGGTCTGCAGGTTGTTCTTCACGCGGTGGTGAATCTCGCGGATCGTCGCGTCCTTGGTGATGAGTTCCTGAGCCTGCTGCCTGAGCTCGCTCACGTCGCGGGTGAGCACGACGCCGCCGATCCGCTCGCCGTCGCGGAACACCGGGATCGACCGCATCGCGACCGACAGGCCGCGCGCGAAGATCTCCGTACGCTTCGCGACCTTGCCCTGGCTGATGAGCGGCAGCGACTCGTTCGTGTCGAACTGTC
Protein-coding regions in this window:
- a CDS encoding sensor histidine kinase — protein: MATLRNLATKYSDLTEEELEWLELLALDLPLLADVALSDIVLWVPSENGDYLAVAHSRPAGYITLFYRDVIGDFLRPEWREVVEQALETGKPAASTSPAWYEENPMKLTAYSISRRDSQGKVFGPFAVATVHTSAHDTQHASRIAAAFREVANDLLGMIQTGAFPNPGGVGGQQGAPRATDGLVRVNLEGIATFVSPNTQTTFTMLGYRDEIEDQNFSEVLSEVLKGQFDTNESLPLISQGKVAKRTEIFARGLSVAMRSIPVFRDGERIGGVVLTRDVSELRQQAQELITKDATIREIHHRVKNNLQTVASLLRVQARRARSEEAKQVLGQAMRRVAAIAVVHDTLSTGLAQIVDFDVVFERVLGLAAEVASLHGTTVHPRKEGEFGELPSEYATPLALALTEIVTNAVEHGLAGREGEVFIRAERTPERLAVEVIDTGTGLPGGTVGDGLGTQIVRTLIEGELGGTIQWGADVAGGTRVAIDIPLHWLAAQTRPIPKVER